From a region of the Hypanus sabinus isolate sHypSab1 chromosome 2, sHypSab1.hap1, whole genome shotgun sequence genome:
- the LOC132402883 gene encoding probable cationic amino acid transporter, producing the protein MTKDIIKALCMVSVILTLMVPYYAIDTESPLMEMFVLHGFHAAKYIVAIGSVAGLTVSLLGSLFPMPRVIYAMADDGLLFRFLAHISAYTETPVVACIVSGFLAGLLSLLVSLRDLIEMMSIGTLLAYTLVSVCVLLLRYQPESDIDGFVKFLSEEGTKKKEGVLAECEKEAASPISEGEDYTGLDKNTCGAKNLPSLGDNEMLIGKADKSSYGVNHPNYGTVDMSSGIEADTSENIYLIKLKKLIGPRYYTMRIRLGLPGKMDRPTSITGRTVTTCVLLLFILTFVFCSFIIFGEEYVYQQTWWALLLVILMVLLICSLVFIILQQPENPKKLPYMAPCVPFVPAFAMLVNMYLMLKLSSITWIRFAVWCFVGFLIYFGYGIWNSSLEIGARQEALSQSTYQRYDVDDSFPYPEEEDNQWQEAWPAAEPRGYQSQQAMPDIVGNHRTYGSKAKGKGKHGKTSEALIANDELDYSPE; encoded by the exons GTCAGTGTAATCCTGACGCTGATGGTGCCTTATTATGCCATCGACACAGAGTCGCCACTGATGGAGATGTTTGTTCTTCACGGGTTTCATGCAGCCAAGTACATTGTGGCCATCGGATCGGTGGCGGGATTGACCGTCAGTCTGTTGGGTTCACTCTTCCCGATGCCAAGAGTCATCTATGCTATGGCAGATGATGGTCTACTCTTCAG gtttttagCTCATATCAGTGCCTACACAGAGACGCCAGTCGTGGCCTGCATTGTCTCGGGATTCCTGGCAGGGCTGCTCTCTTTGCTGGTCAGCCTGCGGGACCTCATTGAGATGATGTCCATTGGGACACTGTTGGCCTACACCCTGGTGTCGGTGTGCGTCCTGTTGCTTCGTTACCAGCCCGAGAGTGACATCGACGGCTTCGTTAAGTTCCTGTCAGAGGAGGGCACCAAGAAGAAGGAGGGAGTCCTAGCCGAGTGTGAGAAGGAGGCTGCCTCCCCCATCAGCGAGGGTGAGGACTACACGGGCCTCGACAAGAACACGTGTGGCGCCAAGAACCTGCCATCCTTGGGGGACAACGAGATGCTGATCGGGAAGGCGGACAAGTCCAGCTATGGTGTGAATCACCCCAATTACGGCACCGTGGACATGAGCTCGGGCATTGAGGCAGACACCTCGGAGAACATCTACCTGATAAAGCTGAAGAAGCTGATTGGACCCCGGTACTACACCATGAGGATTCGCCTTGGGCTGCCCGGCAAAATGGACCGCCCCACCTCCATCACCGGCCGCACTGTCACCACTTGCGTGCTACTGCTCTTCATCCTGACATTCGTCTTCTGCTCATTCATCATCTTCGGGGAGGAGTACGTTTACCAGCAGACCTGGTGGGCTCTCCTCCTGGTCATCCTGATGGTCTTGCTTATCTGCTCCCTGGTATTCATCATCCTCCAGCAGCCTGAAAACCCCAAGAAGCTGCCGTACATGGCGCCCTGTGTCCCCTTTGTGCCTGCCTTTGCCATGTTGGTAAATATGTACCTCATGCTGAAGCTCTCCAGCATCACTTGGATCCGCTTTGCCGTTTGGTGCTTTGTAG GCTTTCTCATTTATTTCGGATATGGGATCTGGAACAGCAGCCTGGAGATCGGTGCGCGGCAGGAGGCTCTGAGCCAGAGCACGTATCAGCGCTATGACGTGGACGACAGCTTCCCATACCCCGAGGAGGAGGACAACCAGTGGCAGGAGGCATGGCCCGCAGCCGAGCCGAGGGGCTACCAGTCCCAGCAGGCGATGCCGGACATTGTGGGCAATCACAGGACCTACGGCAGCAAAGCCAAAGGCAAAGGGAAGCATGGCAAGACTTCAGAGGCGCTGATTGCAAATGACGAGCTTGACTATTCCCCTGAATAG